The following proteins come from a genomic window of Pirellula staleyi DSM 6068:
- a CDS encoding MoaD/ThiS family protein: protein MSQTAVTYRIKLFAAAKQLAGRGEIEIELARGVAVGTLRAAIVAHYPELTSLVKAGRIAAGASYVDDSTLLDPSAELALIPPVSGG from the coding sequence ATGAGCCAGACAGCAGTCACCTATCGCATCAAACTGTTTGCCGCCGCCAAGCAGTTGGCAGGGCGCGGCGAGATTGAAATTGAACTTGCGCGTGGTGTAGCAGTGGGAACGCTTCGCGCGGCAATCGTAGCGCACTATCCCGAGCTGACTTCGCTCGTAAAAGCAGGCCGCATTGCCGCCGGCGCGAGCTATGTCGACGACTCCACGCTGCTCGATCCGTCGGCCGAGCTGGCCCTCATTCCTCCGGTGAGTGGAGGGTAG
- a CDS encoding molybdenum cofactor biosynthesis protein MoaE: MIEITQSPIDSAQVLAAVQSTAAGAAVLFLGTTREFTHGKQTVRLAYEAYEPMALAELKKLAEKASSQWQLTAVAIVHRVGEVGLGEASVAIAVSSPHRDAAFAAGKWIIDTLKQDVPIWKQEHWSDGTTEWQHPGASDGSRS; encoded by the coding sequence ATGATCGAAATCACACAGAGCCCCATCGATAGCGCCCAGGTACTCGCTGCCGTACAGTCGACCGCTGCCGGCGCCGCTGTTCTTTTTTTAGGAACAACCCGCGAGTTCACCCACGGAAAACAAACGGTGCGGTTGGCCTACGAGGCGTACGAGCCGATGGCCCTCGCGGAGCTGAAGAAACTTGCCGAAAAAGCATCGTCGCAGTGGCAGCTCACCGCCGTGGCCATCGTCCATCGCGTGGGAGAAGTGGGCCTCGGAGAAGCGAGTGTCGCCATCGCCGTCAGCTCGCCGCATCGCGACGCCGCCTTCGCCGCCGGAAAATGGATCATTGACACGCTGAAGCAAGATGTGCCAATCTGGAAGCAGGAACATTGGTCCGATGGAACGACAGAATGGCAACATCCAGGAGCCTCTGACGGCAGCCGATCATGA
- the moaA gene encoding GTP 3',8-cyclase MoaA — protein MNDHEPLVDAFGRVHTSLRISVTDRCNIRCFYCMPDTALRFLPRSEILTFEEIERLVRILAPLGVSKLRLTGGEPLLRADLAGLVRRLSAIEGVAEVAMTTNGILLAEQAAALKAAGLSRLNISLDAMTEAVFQKISRRAGLDRVIAGIEKAREVGFENIRLNTVAIAGITEPEIVPLVSFARERQMQLRFIEFMPLDGEEQWNSEQVLTGEEIRRTITAALGPLEPAARGDASQPAMDYRFTDGTGSVGFINPVSHPFCGDCNRLRVTAEGKFRNCLFSMVEWDVRELLRSGAADQEIAARVRDCVAAKKPGHGIDDPDFLRPARAMYQIGG, from the coding sequence ATGAACGATCACGAGCCGCTGGTCGATGCGTTTGGTCGCGTGCATACCAGCTTGCGAATTAGTGTGACCGATCGCTGCAACATCCGCTGCTTCTACTGCATGCCGGATACCGCTCTTCGTTTTCTCCCTCGCAGCGAAATCCTGACGTTTGAAGAGATCGAGCGTCTGGTCCGCATTCTGGCCCCGCTGGGAGTGAGCAAACTCCGGCTCACCGGTGGCGAGCCGCTGCTGCGGGCCGATCTGGCGGGGCTCGTGCGCCGACTCAGCGCGATCGAGGGGGTCGCGGAAGTGGCGATGACCACCAACGGCATCTTGCTCGCCGAGCAAGCAGCCGCGCTCAAAGCTGCAGGACTTTCGCGGCTCAATATCAGCCTCGATGCGATGACCGAAGCGGTGTTTCAAAAGATTTCGCGACGTGCGGGGCTCGACCGGGTGATCGCCGGGATCGAGAAGGCCCGCGAAGTTGGCTTTGAAAACATCCGGCTCAACACGGTTGCTATCGCCGGGATTACCGAGCCCGAGATCGTTCCGCTGGTGAGCTTCGCGCGCGAGCGCCAGATGCAGCTCCGCTTTATCGAGTTCATGCCGCTCGATGGCGAGGAGCAGTGGAATAGCGAGCAGGTGCTGACCGGGGAAGAGATTCGCCGCACAATCACCGCCGCACTGGGGCCGCTTGAGCCAGCGGCACGCGGCGATGCGAGCCAACCGGCGATGGACTATCGCTTCACCGATGGGACGGGCTCTGTGGGGTTCATCAATCCGGTTTCGCACCCCTTTTGTGGCGATTGCAATCGGCTCCGCGTGACCGCTGAAGGGAAGTTTCGCAACTGCCTCTTCTCGATGGTGGAGTGGGACGTGCGCGAGCTGCTCCGCTCGGGAGCTGCCGACCAGGAGATCGCGGCGCGTGTGCGAGACTGTGTCGCCGCGAAGAAGCCAGGGCAT
- a CDS encoding FAD-binding and (Fe-S)-binding domain-containing protein — MDQQRERIEADLRGLLAGQVFCDDFTVQMYSTDASIYQVRPLGVVRPRGVADVRALVRYAAENSISLHARGAGTGLAGESLGPGLVVDFSQAMRRIVSLDQDTVTVQPGVVLGQLNRYLASFGKQFGPSPATGGVTTMGSVLALDNSGSNWLRHGSARRHILSMQVVLADGESMEVAKHRVTDDPVVDPSPRRRELVRRLAELIQRESRVIQSQQPKSCVNRVGYHLHDVLENGQLDLARLLVGSEGTLALITQATLRIVPIPKHRALMVVFFDRLESAVQAAMDAAALGLASCDLMDRRILTLARDTDPRYAAIIPRDAEAMLLVEQQSDDAAEVVDSLQQVAMHWQRKRRLAFDTKLVQSPDDCDALRRMARRVSPTLYRVAGPERPTPFIEDIAVPPDRLADFVVRMQNTLKAHQVTASLFAHAGHGQLHVRPFLNLADPAHVRKMHAIASELYQQVLDVGGTISGEHGCGLSRTWFVKRQCGPLYDVLREVKRIFDPQNLLNPGKVVADVPQPLVKNLRSFAAAGEIEETTISLPSETEVTVVHEPPGRMESPLELHLAWNEPLPMVASECNGCGRCRTQSPEMRMCPIFRMAPAEEASPRAKANLLQSFVAGQLDVADLTKERFKNIADLCVNCHQCRLECPAAVDIPKLMIESKAQYVAGNGLDTTDWILSRLDWVSRWGSRLMPIANWILRTRWTRWLMEKATGIAQGRKLPRLASSSFLRRAEKRRLTRPTRRVGTKVLYFVDVYANYYDVKLAESFVSVLEHNGIAVYVPAEQLQSGMAKISLGDVERARPLVAQNVAMLADAVRQGYTIVATEPSAALCLTHEYPTLLDDDDAKLVAANTKEACQYLWEMHATGRLELDFKPLNITVGHHVPCHQRALSDKSFSRLLLGLLKGVTVKPIERGCSGMAGTFGLRRDNYRTSLRAGFGLIAALRDPSIEVGVTECSSCKMQMEQGTTKPTIHPIKLLALAYGLHPEFEQLLTSRSEELVVT, encoded by the coding sequence ATGGATCAGCAGCGCGAACGGATCGAAGCTGATTTGCGGGGACTGCTGGCAGGCCAGGTGTTCTGCGACGACTTCACCGTCCAGATGTACTCGACCGACGCGAGTATCTATCAAGTCCGGCCGCTGGGAGTGGTTCGTCCGCGCGGCGTTGCCGATGTGCGGGCCCTCGTCCGCTACGCTGCTGAAAATTCCATCTCGCTCCACGCACGCGGCGCCGGCACGGGGCTCGCTGGCGAATCGCTCGGACCAGGTCTCGTCGTCGATTTCTCGCAAGCGATGCGCCGCATCGTGAGTCTCGACCAAGATACCGTGACGGTTCAGCCCGGGGTGGTGCTGGGGCAACTCAATCGCTACCTCGCCAGTTTTGGGAAGCAGTTTGGACCGAGCCCAGCCACCGGTGGCGTTACCACCATGGGGAGTGTTCTCGCGCTCGACAACTCGGGAAGCAACTGGCTCCGGCATGGGAGCGCCCGCCGCCATATTTTGTCGATGCAGGTGGTGCTGGCCGATGGCGAATCAATGGAAGTCGCCAAGCATCGTGTGACCGACGATCCGGTAGTCGATCCATCTCCTCGTCGCCGCGAACTGGTGCGCCGACTTGCGGAGCTAATTCAGCGCGAATCACGCGTCATTCAGTCGCAGCAGCCCAAAAGCTGCGTCAATCGCGTCGGCTATCACCTGCACGATGTCCTCGAAAATGGTCAGCTCGATCTGGCCCGTTTGCTCGTCGGTTCCGAAGGGACTCTCGCCCTCATCACGCAGGCGACTCTTCGAATCGTGCCGATTCCCAAGCATCGGGCGCTGATGGTGGTCTTCTTCGATCGGCTCGAGTCGGCGGTGCAGGCAGCGATGGATGCCGCTGCTCTCGGCCTCGCGTCGTGCGATTTGATGGACCGACGCATTCTGACACTGGCGCGCGATACCGATCCGCGCTACGCTGCGATCATCCCGCGCGATGCCGAAGCGATGCTGCTGGTCGAACAGCAGTCGGACGATGCTGCCGAGGTGGTTGATAGCCTGCAGCAAGTGGCGATGCACTGGCAGCGCAAGCGTCGACTTGCCTTCGACACGAAGTTGGTGCAATCTCCCGACGACTGCGATGCCTTGCGGCGCATGGCGCGGCGCGTTTCCCCCACGCTCTACCGCGTGGCTGGCCCCGAGCGTCCCACGCCGTTCATCGAAGATATTGCGGTTCCCCCCGATCGGCTCGCCGACTTCGTGGTGCGGATGCAAAACACGCTCAAAGCGCATCAGGTCACCGCGTCACTCTTTGCCCACGCCGGGCATGGTCAGCTGCACGTTCGGCCGTTTTTGAATCTGGCCGACCCAGCGCACGTGCGCAAAATGCATGCGATCGCCAGCGAACTCTATCAGCAGGTGCTCGACGTCGGCGGCACGATCAGTGGCGAGCATGGCTGCGGGCTCAGCCGCACTTGGTTTGTCAAACGTCAGTGCGGTCCGCTGTACGACGTGCTTCGCGAAGTGAAACGCATTTTCGATCCGCAAAATCTGCTCAATCCCGGCAAAGTGGTCGCCGATGTCCCGCAGCCTCTCGTAAAAAATCTCCGCTCCTTTGCCGCAGCGGGAGAGATTGAAGAGACCACCATTTCGCTGCCGAGCGAAACCGAAGTGACCGTGGTACATGAGCCACCAGGCCGCATGGAATCACCGCTCGAACTCCATCTGGCGTGGAACGAACCGCTGCCGATGGTTGCCAGCGAATGCAACGGCTGTGGACGTTGCCGAACGCAGTCGCCCGAGATGCGAATGTGCCCCATTTTTCGGATGGCACCCGCCGAAGAAGCATCCCCTCGCGCGAAAGCCAATCTGCTGCAAAGTTTTGTCGCGGGACAGCTCGACGTGGCCGATCTCACGAAAGAGCGTTTCAAAAACATCGCCGACTTGTGCGTGAACTGTCATCAGTGCCGGCTCGAATGTCCTGCGGCGGTCGACATCCCCAAGCTGATGATCGAATCCAAGGCGCAGTACGTTGCTGGCAACGGACTCGACACCACCGACTGGATTCTCTCGCGACTCGACTGGGTCTCGCGCTGGGGGAGTCGGTTGATGCCGATCGCGAACTGGATTTTGCGAACTCGCTGGACCCGCTGGCTAATGGAAAAAGCGACCGGAATTGCGCAGGGTCGAAAATTGCCGCGCCTCGCCTCGTCGAGCTTTTTGCGTCGCGCCGAGAAACGTCGACTCACTCGTCCCACCCGTCGGGTCGGCACGAAAGTCCTCTACTTCGTCGACGTCTATGCCAACTATTACGACGTCAAACTGGCCGAGTCGTTTGTCAGCGTCCTCGAGCACAACGGCATTGCCGTCTACGTCCCGGCCGAGCAGTTGCAGTCGGGGATGGCCAAGATTTCGCTCGGGGATGTCGAGCGCGCAAGGCCCTTGGTGGCGCAGAACGTGGCGATGCTCGCCGATGCTGTGCGGCAAGGCTACACCATAGTCGCCACCGAACCATCGGCCGCCCTCTGCCTGACGCACGAGTACCCCACTTTACTCGACGACGACGACGCCAAACTGGTCGCCGCTAACACCAAAGAAGCGTGCCAGTACCTCTGGGAAATGCATGCCACGGGGCGACTCGAACTCGACTTCAAGCCTCTGAACATCACCGTCGGACATCATGTGCCGTGTCATCAGCGCGCCTTAAGCGATAAAAGTTTTTCGCGGCTGCTGCTGGGGCTCCTCAAAGGAGTGACCGTCAAGCCGATCGAGCGCGGCTGTAGTGGCATGGCCGGCACGTTTGGCCTGCGCCGCGATAACTACCGCACCAGTCTCCGCGCTGGATTCGGCCTCATCGCCGCGCTCCGCGATCCATCGATCGAAGTCGGTGTGACCGAGTGCAGTTCGTGTAAAATGCAGATGGAACAGGGGACCACCAAGCCGACGATTCACCCGATTAAGTTGCTCGCCCTGGCGTACGGATTGCATCCCGAATTCGAGCAGCTGCTGACTTCGCGCAGCGAAGAGTTGGTGGTGACATGA